The Sediminispirochaeta bajacaliforniensis DSM 16054 genome has a segment encoding these proteins:
- a CDS encoding response regulator transcription factor: protein MKNEDVFVLLLEDNPAQYTLLAAYLEREHYKVLLANCIKTFHSLMKAEVPDIILLDLNLPDGDGLQLVRAIRLVHKIPLIIVSSRDRLTDRVTGLELGADDYICKPYHPRELVIRIRNLLAYKREERRTSSQAIWINDFSFNEALCCFFDKGGKEIKLTAGEYTIMAALLAGRGRILSRDQLLDVAFHRKAYPADRTIDVLISRLRKKFPLQPEDPEIIETVKEFGYRVNTAALR, encoded by the coding sequence ATGAAAAATGAAGATGTTTTCGTGTTGCTTCTTGAAGATAATCCTGCCCAATATACGCTGCTTGCCGCCTATTTGGAGAGGGAACATTACAAGGTCCTGCTTGCCAATTGTATCAAGACCTTTCATTCCCTGATGAAAGCAGAAGTTCCTGATATCATTCTTCTGGATCTTAATCTTCCCGATGGTGACGGATTACAGCTTGTTCGTGCGATACGCTTGGTGCATAAGATCCCTCTCATCATCGTGAGCTCCAGAGACAGGCTGACCGATCGTGTGACCGGTCTGGAACTGGGCGCAGATGATTATATCTGTAAGCCGTATCATCCCAGGGAGCTGGTGATCCGTATACGCAATCTGCTGGCGTATAAGCGTGAGGAGAGAAGAACCTCTTCACAAGCAATATGGATAAATGATTTTTCTTTCAACGAAGCCTTGTGTTGTTTTTTCGATAAGGGCGGAAAGGAAATAAAACTGACAGCCGGAGAGTACACTATTATGGCCGCCCTCCTTGCGGGACGAGGCAGGATCCTGAGCCGGGATCAGCTTCTGGATGTCGCTTTTCACAGAAAGGCATATCCTGCAGACAGGACCATAGATGTACTGATTTCCCGGTTGCGAAAAAAATTCCCCCTGCAACCAGAGGACCCGGAAATCATTGAGACGGTGAAGGAATTCGGGTATCGCGTAAATACCGCTGCCTTGCGATAG
- a CDS encoding ATP-binding protein, which translates to MDSLYKIEKCTGEFSCRETEKSFIDLSWPVLSRRLFIAVCLSSLTYVFASCIPRPEVHPEYRTLMVPLTRMVAGLLLFTALVVRKSRRFSLFLRVLIIVAELSIGGLESADQYVYLLSIHKFYDVGTSYLVFYILIFYIVIPNKVSITVCTSIVISMMFIISVHSTGIATSSDLFTTSIYFLITNALGYAIVLNANASKREEYHHTIQIKKAEQEARDAKLLAEEANKAKGRFLAMMNHEMCTPLNVILGGIRILENTGLAAKQKKTVAIIRNSGELLTVLIQDALDFTHIERHKLQLRNERFSLNELMREIDTLYSSVAKEKGLRFSCSCNCLPVAYVKGDALRLRQVLCNLINNAVKFTGKGSVSLCVDLLERKESTALIRFEVQDTGIGIAAHHIEDIVKPFVQVEDASTRAYGGNGLGLAICSELLHAMGSSLEISSREGSGSLFGFTLPLIIDTATGMEEERPEIAEYSILLIDDTEANLKIVGGLLSLLKQRVVFARGSRQGIAQSRCGDFDAVIIDLHMPGQDGMETLREIRMAHPEIPAFLMTADTREEVLSEYRSAGFTGFIPKPVDIFQLGNALRLVGSDGQTTSATWHAAGPTIQEGGDGLEALFDEGFMDELKRDLGHKVFIDVIQSCVKALESGVDRIGNPGDCGEMADILHQLKGVAGNYRLLRVGKALDAYRASRSEADFSRLEKSLEETIEALKRVSSVSAWY; encoded by the coding sequence ATGGATTCACTATACAAAATAGAGAAATGTACCGGAGAATTTTCCTGCCGTGAGACGGAAAAATCATTTATTGACCTCTCATGGCCTGTGCTGTCCAGACGGCTTTTTATTGCAGTATGTTTGAGCAGCCTCACCTATGTTTTTGCAAGTTGTATTCCACGCCCAGAGGTTCATCCGGAATACCGGACTCTGATGGTCCCGCTTACAAGAATGGTTGCCGGATTGCTCTTGTTCACTGCCCTTGTCGTCAGAAAAAGTCGTCGATTCTCCCTCTTCCTTCGTGTTTTGATAATCGTGGCTGAACTCTCCATAGGCGGACTTGAATCGGCGGATCAATATGTTTATCTGCTATCAATACACAAATTTTACGACGTCGGAACATCATATCTGGTATTTTATATACTGATCTTCTATATCGTTATCCCCAACAAGGTCAGCATAACCGTATGCACAAGCATCGTGATATCGATGATGTTCATCATCTCTGTCCATTCGACCGGCATTGCGACTTCTTCCGATCTGTTTACAACGTCAATCTACTTTCTCATAACCAATGCCCTCGGCTATGCAATAGTTTTAAACGCCAATGCATCAAAGCGTGAAGAGTATCATCACACGATTCAAATAAAAAAAGCGGAACAGGAAGCCCGGGATGCGAAGCTCCTGGCGGAAGAGGCGAACAAGGCAAAAGGTCGTTTTCTTGCGATGATGAACCACGAGATGTGTACCCCGCTGAATGTCATTCTGGGAGGAATCCGGATACTGGAGAATACCGGGCTTGCTGCAAAGCAAAAAAAGACGGTCGCAATTATCAGGAACTCGGGAGAACTTTTAACGGTTTTAATCCAGGATGCTCTGGACTTTACTCATATCGAGCGACATAAGCTGCAGCTGAGAAATGAGCGATTTTCGCTGAACGAATTGATGAGGGAGATTGATACACTCTATTCGTCCGTTGCAAAAGAAAAAGGGTTGAGGTTTTCTTGTTCCTGCAACTGTCTTCCTGTTGCATATGTGAAGGGCGATGCCCTGAGGCTGCGGCAGGTGCTGTGCAATCTGATCAATAATGCCGTGAAATTTACCGGTAAGGGTTCTGTTTCGTTGTGCGTTGATCTCCTGGAGAGAAAGGAATCGACGGCCCTCATCAGATTTGAGGTACAAGACACCGGTATCGGTATCGCTGCGCATCATATCGAGGATATCGTAAAGCCCTTTGTCCAGGTTGAAGATGCTTCGACAAGGGCCTACGGCGGAAACGGTCTGGGACTGGCCATCTGCAGTGAGCTGCTGCATGCCATGGGCAGCAGCCTGGAGATTAGCAGCAGAGAGGGCTCCGGCAGCCTCTTCGGCTTCACCCTTCCCCTCATCATCGACACCGCTACCGGTATGGAAGAAGAGCGGCCGGAAATCGCTGAATATAGCATACTGCTCATTGATGATACCGAGGCAAATTTGAAAATCGTCGGCGGATTGCTGAGCCTTCTCAAACAACGCGTCGTGTTCGCCCGGGGAAGCAGGCAGGGAATAGCGCAGAGCCGATGCGGTGATTTTGATGCCGTCATTATTGATCTGCACATGCCCGGACAGGACGGAATGGAGACGCTTCGGGAAATCAGGATGGCGCATCCGGAAATTCCCGCCTTCCTTATGACTGCCGACACCCGTGAGGAGGTCTTATCAGAATACCGAAGCGCCGGCTTCACCGGTTTTATTCCGAAGCCGGTGGATATATTCCAGTTGGGCAACGCCCTGAGGCTGGTGGGCTCGGATGGACAGACAACGAGCGCGACCTGGCATGCTGCGGGCCCGACCATCCAAGAGGGGGGTGACGGCCTTGAGGCTCTCTTCGATGAAGGGTTTATGGATGAATTGAAAAGGGACCTGGGGCATAAGGTGTTTATCGATGTGATACAATCCTGTGTTAAGGCATTGGAAAGCGGAGTTGATCGAATCGGGAATCCCGGAGAT